A section of the Callospermophilus lateralis isolate mCalLat2 chromosome 16, mCalLat2.hap1, whole genome shotgun sequence genome encodes:
- the LOC143382357 gene encoding LOW QUALITY PROTEIN: ubiquitin thioesterase ZRANB1 (The sequence of the model RefSeq protein was modified relative to this genomic sequence to represent the inferred CDS: inserted 8 bases in 6 codons; deleted 4 bases in 4 codons; substituted 4 bases at 4 genomic stop codons) — translation MVCPEVTKQNQKEIIASLQQEXREFACYFLIDLVTFTLPADIEDLXPKVQEKLFDEVLDRDVQKEVEKESPIINWSLELTTNLDSLLYALWNWIVGDCFTISTVLQAIWGIYDENSVLQKALYDNLHDDSHWFYTHWKDXEFXYFQCSSFRFSLREQWHEXWAFILSFASQSTALSEQTHIFVLAHILPSPIIVYGIKXFQGETLVFTQFQGFYLPLLLEQFFCFVCFXSPIVLSYTRSSFSALAVMQNDGYXAIEDFFFFNTITFXPLVNSKRKLYHIHFPSSQEVXEEHPEKLLRECLDCCMTQWGILVAMQKSPQPGNQTMVTQLVEKWLDHYPKIQSCISHLMEMKMNKKIKEQKNKASV, via the exons ATGGTATGTCCTGAAGTgacaaaacaaaaccagaaagaaATAATTGCCTCTCTTCAACAGG TAAGGGAATTTGCTTGCTATTTTCTAATTGACCTTGTAACATTTACT TTGCCAGCAGATATTGAAGACTT CCCCAAAGTTCAAGAAAAATTATTTGATGAGGTGCTT GATAGAGATGTTCAAAAAGAGGTAGAAAAGGAATCTCCAATTATAAACTGGTCCTTGGAGTTGACTACAAATTTGGACAGTTTATTGTATGCACTTTGGAACTGGATTGTGGGAGACTGCTTTACTATAAGC ACAGTACTGCAAGCTATCTGGGGCATTTATGATGAGAACTCAGTGCTTCAGAAAGCCCTGTATGACAACCTGCATGATGATTCACATTGGTTTTATACACACTGGAAAGACTAGGAATTCTGATATTTTCAGTGCTCTAGTTTTCGTTTTTCCTTGAGAGAACAGTGGCATGA CTGGGCATTCATCCTCTCTTTTGCTAGTCAGTCCACAGCACTTTCGGAACAGACACACATT TTTGTACTTGCACATATTCTTCCATCGCCAATTATAGTTTATGGAATAA CATTCCAGGGAGAAACCTTAGTATTTACTCAGTTTCAAGGGTTTTATCTGCCTTTATTGTTGgaacagtttttttgttttgtttgtttttaaagtccAATTGTTCTGAGCTATACTAGGAGCTCCTTTTCTGCTTTGGCTGTCATGCAAAATGATGGCT GTGcaattgaggatttttttttcttcaacacCATCACATTTTAACCTCTGGTAAACAGTAAAAGGAAGCTATACCACATCCATTTTCCTTCTTCTCAGGAAG TTGAGGAACACCCGGAGAAATTGCTCAGGGAGTGCCTGGACTGCTGCATGACCCAATGGGGAATACTGGTTGCTATGCAGAAAAGCCCTCAGCCTGGAAATCAGACCATGGTCACACAGTTAGTAGAAAAATGGCTTGACCACTACCCAAAGATCCAGTCTTGTATATCTCATCTAATGGAGATGAAgatgaataaaaaaatcaaagagcAGAAGAACAAGGCATCAGTCTGA